Proteins encoded in a region of the Pseudomonas shahriarae genome:
- the phaZ gene encoding poly(3-hydroxyalkanoate) depolymerase → MPQPFIFRTIDLDGQTIRTAVRPGKSHLTPLLIFNGIGANLELVFPFVQALDPDLEVIAFDVPGVGGSSTPSRPYRFPGLAKLTARMLDYLDYGQVNAVGVSWGGALAQQFAYDYPERCKKLILAATAAGAFMVPGKPKVLWLMASPRRYIQPSHVVRIAPMIYGGSFRRDSKLAAEHASKVRSAGKLGYYWQLFAGLGWTSIHWLHKIKQPTLVLAGDDDPLIPLVNMRMLAWRIPNAQLHIIDDGHLFLITRAEAVAPIIMKFLQEERLRAVIHPQPAPHSHT, encoded by the coding sequence ATGCCGCAACCGTTCATCTTCCGTACCATCGACCTGGATGGCCAGACCATCCGCACGGCGGTACGACCGGGCAAGTCTCACTTGACGCCACTGCTGATTTTCAACGGCATCGGCGCCAACCTTGAGCTGGTGTTTCCGTTCGTCCAGGCCCTGGACCCGGACCTGGAAGTGATTGCCTTTGATGTACCCGGAGTGGGCGGGTCATCGACACCCAGTCGCCCCTATCGCTTTCCCGGCCTGGCCAAACTCACCGCGCGCATGCTCGACTACCTGGACTACGGCCAGGTCAATGCCGTCGGGGTTTCCTGGGGCGGCGCCCTGGCACAGCAATTTGCCTACGACTACCCGGAGCGCTGCAAGAAGCTGATCCTGGCCGCCACCGCCGCCGGTGCCTTTATGGTGCCCGGCAAACCGAAGGTGTTATGGCTGATGGCCAGCCCGCGGCGCTATATCCAACCGTCCCATGTGGTGCGCATCGCGCCGATGATTTACGGCGGCTCGTTCCGCCGGGATTCAAAACTGGCCGCCGAACACGCAAGCAAAGTGCGCTCGGCCGGCAAGCTGGGCTACTACTGGCAGCTGTTTGCGGGCCTGGGCTGGACCAGCATTCACTGGCTGCACAAGATCAAGCAGCCGACCCTGGTGCTGGCCGGCGACGACGACCCGCTGATCCCCTTGGTCAATATGCGCATGCTGGCCTGGCGCATCCCCAATGCGCAGTTACACATCATCGACGACGGCCATCTGTTCCTGATTACCCGGGCCGAAGCGGTGGCACCGATCATCATGAAGTTTCTCCAGGAGGAGCGCTTGCGCGCGGTGATCCATCCGCAGCCGGCGCCCCATAGCCACACCTGA
- a CDS encoding gamma-butyrobetaine hydroxylase-like domain-containing protein, with translation MSKMPTAINLHKASKTLSLTYGPDEVYHLSAELLRVHSPSAEVQGHGKPILQFGKLNVGLTKIEPAGQYALKLTFDDGHDSGLFTWDYLYQLAVRQDALWADYLAELKAAGKTRDPSQSVVKLML, from the coding sequence ATGTCTAAAATGCCCACCGCCATCAATCTGCACAAAGCCTCCAAGACCCTCTCGCTGACCTACGGTCCCGACGAGGTCTATCACCTGAGCGCCGAACTGCTGCGGGTGCACTCGCCTTCCGCCGAGGTCCAGGGCCACGGCAAACCGATCCTGCAATTCGGCAAGCTGAATGTCGGCCTGACCAAGATCGAACCTGCCGGGCAGTACGCACTGAAATTGACCTTCGACGACGGTCATGACAGCGGACTGTTCACCTGGGACTACCTCTACCAACTCGCCGTACGTCAGGACGCGCTGTGGGCCGATTATCTTGCCGAGCTCAAGGCGGCCGGAAAAACCCGCGACCCGAGCCAGTCCGTCGTCAAGCTGATGCTCTAA
- the hslU gene encoding ATP-dependent protease ATPase subunit HslU produces MSMTPREIVHELNRHIIGQDDAKRAVAIALRNRWRRMQLPEELRVEVTPKNILMIGPTGVGKTEIARRLAKLANAPFIKVEATKFTEVGYVGRDVESIIRDLADAALKLLREQEMTKVSHRAEDAAEERILDALLPPARAGFNEDAAPASDSNTRQLFRKRLREGQLDDKEIEIEVAESAGVDISAPPGMEEMTSQLQNLFANMGKGKKKSRKLKVKDALKLVRDEEAGRLVNEEELKAKALEAVEQHGIVFIDEIDKVAKRGNSGGVDVSREGVQRDLLPLIEGCTVNTKLGMVKTDHILFIASGAFHLSKPSDLVPELQGRLPIRVELKALTPGDFERILSEPHASLTEQYRELLKTEGLGIEFLPDGIKRLAEIAWQVNEKTENIGARRLHTLLERLLEEVSFSAGDMAGAQNGVAIRIDADYVNSHLGELAQNEDLSRYIL; encoded by the coding sequence ATGTCCATGACTCCCCGCGAAATCGTCCATGAACTCAATCGCCATATCATCGGCCAGGACGATGCCAAGCGCGCCGTTGCCATCGCCCTGCGTAACCGCTGGCGCCGGATGCAACTGCCCGAAGAATTGCGCGTTGAAGTAACCCCCAAGAACATCCTGATGATCGGCCCGACCGGTGTCGGCAAGACCGAAATCGCCCGGCGCCTGGCCAAGCTGGCCAACGCACCGTTCATCAAGGTCGAAGCCACCAAGTTCACCGAAGTCGGCTACGTGGGCCGTGACGTCGAGTCGATCATCCGTGATCTGGCCGACGCCGCCCTGAAGTTGTTGCGCGAACAGGAAATGACCAAGGTCAGCCATCGCGCCGAAGACGCTGCCGAAGAGCGCATCCTCGACGCCCTGCTGCCACCGGCACGCGCGGGCTTCAATGAAGACGCCGCTCCTGCCTCCGATTCCAACACGCGCCAGCTGTTCCGCAAGCGCCTGCGTGAAGGCCAGTTGGACGACAAGGAAATCGAGATCGAAGTCGCCGAAAGCGCTGGCGTCGATATCTCGGCGCCGCCTGGCATGGAAGAAATGACCAGCCAGTTGCAGAACCTGTTCGCCAACATGGGCAAGGGCAAGAAGAAAAGCCGCAAGCTCAAGGTCAAGGACGCGCTCAAGCTGGTGCGTGACGAAGAAGCCGGGCGCCTGGTCAACGAGGAAGAACTCAAGGCCAAGGCCCTGGAAGCCGTCGAGCAGCACGGCATCGTGTTTATCGACGAGATCGACAAGGTGGCCAAGCGCGGCAATTCCGGCGGCGTTGATGTCTCCCGCGAAGGCGTACAGCGCGACCTGCTGCCGCTGATCGAAGGCTGCACGGTGAATACCAAGCTGGGCATGGTCAAGACTGACCATATCCTGTTTATCGCATCCGGCGCGTTCCACCTGAGCAAGCCAAGCGACCTGGTGCCGGAGCTGCAAGGCCGCCTGCCGATTCGCGTGGAACTCAAGGCGCTGACCCCGGGCGACTTCGAACGCATCCTCAGCGAGCCACACGCTTCGCTGACCGAGCAATACCGCGAGCTGCTGAAAACCGAAGGCCTGGGGATCGAGTTCCTGCCAGACGGTATCAAGCGTTTGGCGGAAATTGCCTGGCAGGTCAACGAGAAGACCGAGAATATCGGTGCCCGTCGCCTGCACACCCTGCTTGAGCGCCTGCTGGAGGAAGTATCCTTCAGCGCCGGCGACATGGCGGGCGCGCAGAATGGCGTGGCGATCAGGATCGACGCCGACTACGTCAACAGCCACCTGGGCGAGTTGGCGCAGAACGAAGACCTGTCTCGTTATATCCTGTAA
- the hslV gene encoding ATP-dependent protease subunit HslV produces the protein MTTIVSVRRHGKVVMGGDGQVSLGNTVMKGNAKKVRRLYHGQVLAGFAGATADAFTLFERFEGQLEKHQGHLVRAAVELAKEWRTDRSLSRLEAMLAVANKDASLIITGNGDVVEPENGLIAMGSGGGYAQAAASALLKKTDLSAREIVETALGIAGDICVFTNHNLTIEEQDLAE, from the coding sequence TTGACCACCATCGTTTCAGTTCGTCGCCACGGCAAAGTCGTCATGGGCGGCGACGGCCAGGTTTCCCTTGGCAATACCGTGATGAAAGGCAACGCGAAAAAAGTGCGTCGCCTGTACCACGGCCAGGTCCTTGCCGGTTTTGCAGGGGCCACCGCTGACGCCTTTACCCTGTTCGAGCGTTTTGAAGGCCAACTGGAAAAACACCAGGGCCATCTGGTGCGTGCCGCCGTCGAACTGGCCAAGGAGTGGCGCACCGACCGCTCCCTCAGCCGCCTCGAAGCCATGCTCGCCGTCGCCAACAAAGACGCGTCCCTGATCATCACCGGCAACGGTGACGTGGTTGAGCCCGAAAACGGCCTGATCGCCATGGGTTCCGGTGGGGGCTATGCCCAGGCCGCAGCCAGTGCCTTGCTGAAAAAAACCGACCTGTCGGCCCGGGAAATCGTCGAGACCGCCTTGGGTATCGCCGGCGATATCTGCGTGTTCACCAACCACAACCTGACCATTGAGGAGCAGGACCTCGCGGAATAA
- the phaC gene encoding class II poly(R)-hydroxyalkanoic acid synthase, with amino-acid sequence MRDRPVNVPAPTPAAFINAQSAITGLRGRDLLSTLRTVAAHGLRNPLHSARHALALGGQLGRVLLGETVHEPNPHDSRFADPTWALNPLYRRSLQAYLSWQKQTRHWIDDSSLSDDDRARAHFAFSLLNDAVSPSNTLLNPLAIKELLNSGGHSVVRGVSNLFDDLLHNNGLPRQVTKQAFEVGKTVATTPGSVVFRNELLELIQYKPMSEKQYAKPLLVVPPQINKYYIFDLSPANSFVQYALKNGLQVFMVSWRNPDVRHREWGLSTYVAALEEALNICRAISGAREVNLMGACAGGLTIAALQGHLQAKRQQRRVASATYLVSLLDSQIDSPATLFADEQTLEAAKRRSYQEGVLDGRDMAKVFAWMRPNDLIWNYWINNYLLGKEPPAFDILYWNNDNTRLPAALHGDLLDFFKHNPLSHPGGLEVCGTPIDLQKVTVDSFSVAGINDHITPWDAVYRSTLLLGGDKRFVLSNSGHIQSILNPPGNPKANFVENLKLSSDPRAWYYDASHIEGSWWPQWLEWIQQRSGVQRETLTALGNQNYPPMEAAPGTYVRVR; translated from the coding sequence ATGCGTGACAGACCCGTAAACGTCCCGGCGCCTACACCCGCCGCGTTCATCAATGCACAAAGTGCAATCACCGGCTTGCGTGGCCGGGATCTGCTATCAACCCTGCGCACTGTCGCCGCCCACGGGTTGCGCAACCCGTTGCACAGCGCCCGGCATGCGTTGGCATTGGGTGGGCAACTGGGCCGGGTGCTGCTGGGTGAGACCGTGCATGAACCCAACCCCCACGACAGTCGCTTCGCCGACCCTACCTGGGCCCTCAACCCCCTGTACCGGCGCAGCCTGCAAGCGTATTTGAGCTGGCAGAAACAAACCCGGCACTGGATCGACGACAGCAGCCTGAGCGACGACGACCGCGCACGGGCGCACTTTGCCTTCTCGTTGCTCAACGATGCAGTGTCACCGTCCAACACCCTGCTCAACCCGCTGGCGATCAAAGAGCTGCTCAATTCCGGCGGCCACAGCGTGGTGCGCGGCGTAAGCAACCTGTTCGATGACCTGCTGCACAACAATGGCCTGCCACGCCAGGTCACCAAGCAGGCGTTCGAGGTGGGCAAGACGGTAGCGACCACGCCCGGTTCGGTGGTGTTTCGCAATGAGCTGCTGGAGCTGATCCAGTACAAGCCCATGAGCGAAAAACAGTACGCCAAGCCACTGCTGGTGGTGCCGCCGCAAATCAACAAGTACTACATTTTCGATTTAAGCCCGGCCAACAGCTTCGTGCAGTACGCCCTGAAAAACGGCCTGCAAGTGTTTATGGTCAGTTGGCGCAACCCGGACGTGCGCCATCGCGAGTGGGGCCTGTCGACCTATGTGGCGGCGCTGGAGGAAGCATTGAATATCTGCCGGGCGATCAGCGGCGCCCGCGAAGTGAACCTGATGGGTGCCTGCGCCGGCGGCCTGACCATCGCCGCCCTGCAGGGGCACCTGCAGGCCAAGCGCCAACAACGGCGGGTCGCCAGTGCCACTTACCTGGTAAGCCTGCTGGACAGCCAGATCGACAGCCCCGCCACGCTGTTTGCCGACGAACAGACCCTGGAAGCGGCCAAGCGCCGTTCCTACCAGGAAGGGGTGCTGGATGGCCGGGACATGGCCAAGGTCTTTGCCTGGATGCGCCCCAATGACCTGATCTGGAACTACTGGATCAACAATTACCTGCTGGGCAAGGAGCCGCCGGCGTTCGACATCCTGTACTGGAACAACGACAACACCCGCTTGCCGGCGGCCTTGCATGGCGATCTGCTGGATTTCTTCAAGCACAACCCCTTGAGCCATCCCGGTGGCCTGGAAGTCTGCGGCACGCCCATCGACCTGCAGAAGGTCACCGTCGACAGCTTCAGCGTGGCCGGGATCAACGATCACATCACCCCGTGGGACGCGGTCTACCGCTCAACCTTGCTGCTGGGCGGCGACAAACGTTTTGTGCTTTCCAACAGCGGGCATATCCAGAGCATCCTCAACCCGCCGGGCAACCCCAAGGCGAACTTCGTCGAGAACCTCAAGCTGAGCAGCGATCCACGCGCCTGGTACTACGACGCCAGCCACATCGAGGGCAGTTGGTGGCCGCAGTGGCTTGAGTGGATCCAGCAACGCTCCGGGGTGCAGCGCGAAACCCTGACAGCCCTGGGCAACCAGAACTACCCACCGATGGAAGCAGCACCGGGCACCTATGTGCGGGTGCGCTGA
- the phaC gene encoding class II poly(R)-hydroxyalkanoic acid synthase, producing MSNKNNDDLKRQASENTLGLNPIIALRKKDLLASARMVLTQAIKQPLHSVKHVAHFGVELKNVVFGKSELAPESDDRRFNDPAWSQNPLYKRYLQTYLAWRKELHDWIGDSNLSEQDISRGHFVINLMTEAMAPTNSAANPAAVKRFFETGGKSLLDGLSHLAKDLVHNGGMPSQVNMGAFEVGKSLGTSEGAVVFRNDVLELIQYKPITEQVYERPLLVVPPQINKFYVFDLSPDKSLARFCLRNNQQTFIVSWRNPTKAQREWGLSTYIEALKEAVDVVTAITGSKDINMLGACSGGITCTALLGHYAALGEKKVNALTLLVSVLDTTLDTQVALFVDEQTLEAAKRHSYQAGVLEGRDMAKVFAWMRPNDLIWNYWVNNYLLGNEPPVFDILFWNNDTTRLPAAFHGDLIELFKNNPLIRANALEVCGTPIDLKQVTADIYSLAGTNDHITPWQSCYKSAQLFGGKVEFVLSSSGHIQSILNPPGNPKARYQTSESMGEKALDWQENATKHTDSWWLHWQGWLGERSGKLKKSPANLGNKAYAAAEAAPGTYVHER from the coding sequence ATGAGTAACAAGAATAACGATGACTTGAAACGCCAGGCCTCGGAAAACACCCTGGGGCTGAACCCGATCATCGCATTACGGAAAAAGGATTTACTGGCTTCTGCGCGCATGGTGCTGACCCAGGCCATCAAGCAACCCCTGCACAGCGTCAAGCACGTCGCCCACTTTGGCGTCGAATTGAAAAACGTGGTGTTCGGCAAGTCCGAGCTTGCCCCTGAAAGCGATGACCGTCGTTTCAACGACCCGGCCTGGAGCCAGAACCCGCTCTATAAGCGCTACCTGCAAACCTACCTGGCGTGGCGCAAGGAACTACACGACTGGATCGGCGACAGCAACCTGTCGGAGCAGGACATCAGCCGTGGGCACTTCGTCATCAATCTCATGACCGAAGCCATGGCCCCCACCAACAGCGCCGCCAACCCGGCAGCGGTCAAACGCTTCTTTGAAACCGGCGGCAAGAGCCTGCTCGATGGCCTCTCGCACCTGGCCAAGGACCTGGTGCATAACGGCGGCATGCCGAGCCAGGTGAATATGGGCGCCTTTGAAGTGGGCAAGAGCCTGGGCACCAGCGAAGGCGCGGTAGTGTTTCGCAATGACGTGCTGGAGCTGATCCAGTACAAGCCGATCACCGAGCAGGTGTACGAGCGCCCACTGCTGGTGGTGCCGCCGCAGATCAACAAGTTTTATGTGTTCGACCTGAGCCCGGACAAGAGCCTGGCGCGTTTCTGCCTGCGCAATAACCAGCAGACCTTTATCGTCAGTTGGCGCAACCCCACCAAGGCCCAGCGCGAATGGGGCCTGTCGACCTATATCGAAGCGCTGAAAGAGGCGGTCGACGTGGTCACGGCGATTACCGGCAGCAAAGACATCAACATGCTCGGCGCCTGCTCGGGCGGCATCACCTGCACCGCGCTGCTGGGCCACTATGCGGCGCTGGGCGAGAAGAAGGTCAACGCCCTGACCTTGCTGGTCAGTGTGCTGGACACCACCCTCGACACCCAGGTAGCCCTGTTCGTCGATGAGCAGACCCTGGAGGCGGCCAAGCGCCACTCCTACCAGGCCGGCGTGCTGGAAGGCCGGGACATGGCCAAGGTGTTCGCCTGGATGCGCCCCAATGACCTGATCTGGAACTACTGGGTCAACAACTACCTGTTGGGCAATGAGCCACCGGTGTTCGACATCCTGTTCTGGAACAACGACACCACGCGCTTGCCGGCGGCCTTCCACGGCGACCTGATCGAACTGTTCAAGAACAACCCGCTGATACGGGCCAATGCCCTGGAAGTGTGCGGCACCCCGATTGACCTCAAGCAGGTGACGGCCGACATCTACTCGCTGGCGGGCACCAACGACCACATCACGCCGTGGCAGTCCTGCTACAAGTCGGCGCAACTGTTTGGCGGCAAGGTCGAGTTCGTGCTGTCCAGCAGCGGGCATATCCAGAGCATCCTCAACCCCCCCGGCAACCCCAAGGCGCGTTACCAGACCAGCGAGAGCATGGGCGAGAAGGCATTGGACTGGCAGGAAAACGCCACCAAGCATACCGACTCGTGGTGGCTGCACTGGCAGGGCTGGCTAGGGGAGCGTTCGGGCAAATTGAAGAAGTCGCCTGCGAACCTAGGCAATAAAGCCTACGCGGCGGCGGAGGCTGCACCAGGGACATACGTTCACGAGCGCTAA